From Astyanax mexicanus isolate ESR-SI-001 chromosome 16, AstMex3_surface, whole genome shotgun sequence, one genomic window encodes:
- the pole4 gene encoding DNA polymerase epsilon subunit 4, which produces MVSVLGGRIYTRRWRDMAATLVESGALGDSELDRSGAEEPRGEGEEDGAQHTSPAGGHSRLAKLPLSRIKALMKADPDLSLASQESVFIIAKATELFVEMIAKDALVYAQQGKRKTLQRKDLDNAIEAIDEFAFLEGTLD; this is translated from the exons ATGGTTTCGGTTCTCGGGGGGCGGATATATACTCGGCGCTGGAGAGACATGGCGGCGACTCTAGTGGAGAGCGGCGCGCTCGGGGACAGCGAGCTGGACCGGAGCGGAGCTGAAGAGCCGCGGGGTGAGGGTGAGGAGGACGGGGCTCAGCACACGAGCCCCGCGGGGGGACACAGCCGGCTCGCCAAGCTGCCGCTCTCCCGCATCAAAGCCCTGATGAAGGCCGACCCGGACCTGAGCCTGGCCAGCCAGGAGTCCGTCTTCATCATCGCTAAAGCCACG GAGCTCTTTGTGGAAATGATAGCCAAGGATGCGCTTGTCTATGCACAACAGGGAAAAAGGAAAACTCTGCAGAGGAAAGATCTAG ACAATGCAATTGAGGCAATAGATGAATTTGCATTTCTTGAAG GTACTTTGGACTGA
- the ccl44 gene encoding chemokine (C-C motif) ligand 44: MLLQTISVLSVTVILFGSLEGKGVQMQPDVQCCMRYSQGKVRTKDVLKFEVQTEGPDCSIRAIILYTKKAVKCADPRDRKVKRLLRKLIQRQRAKVHRTMWLHPRGNLPVMSEIQ; the protein is encoded by the exons ATGTTGCTGCAGACCATCTCCGTGCTCTCCGTCACTGTCATTCTCTTCGGCTCCCTCGAAG GGAAGGGAGTGCAGATGCAGCCGGATGTCCAGTGCTGTATGCGGTACTCGCAGGGGAAAGTGCGGACCAAAGACGTTCTCAAATTCGAGGTGCAGACAGAGGGGCCAGACTGCAGCATACGAGCCATCAT ATTGTACACCAAGAAGGCAGTGAAGTGTGCAGATCCCAGGGACAGGAAAGTAAAGAGGTTACTTCGGAAATTGATCCAGAGGCAACGAGCCAAAGTCCACAGGACCATGTGGCTCCATCCACGAGGGAACCTGCCCGTCATGTCAGAG